In Phaeobacter piscinae, one genomic interval encodes:
- the rpmA gene encoding 50S ribosomal protein L27, whose product MAHKKAGGSSRNGRDSAGRRLGVKLYGGQAAISGNIIVRQRGTKFWPGEGVGLGKDHTIFATTDGAVTFHKGLKGRTFISVLPVAEAAE is encoded by the coding sequence ATGGCACATAAGAAAGCTGGTGGTTCCTCACGTAACGGCCGCGACTCAGCCGGTCGCCGCCTTGGCGTGAAACTCTATGGTGGCCAAGCGGCCATCTCTGGCAACATCATCGTACGTCAGCGCGGCACCAAGTTTTGGCCGGGCGAAGGCGTTGGCCTGGGCAAAGATCACACGATCTTTGCAACCACGGACGGTGCTGTGACCTTCCACAAAGGCCTCAAGGGCCGCACCTTTATTTCGGTTCTGCCAGTGGCGGAGGCCGCTGAATAA
- a CDS encoding DUF2059 domain-containing protein, producing the protein MIQLMSFRTRVMQTLLSLVLASLFAITAAQGAERDKVIAFLETTGFDVALDSIALSAEMAPDMLGVDAGDFGAAWVRLSQDVFDRQDMREIALGILEETLEEDALAHAAEFYASPLGARLVQAENASHMIEDDETKQQAGLRIISDLVAEGSERPQLFQRMGQAIDADGTGVKAVQEIQFRFLMAASAAGVIDLQLDADGLRAFMKDQQASTQMALQAANMAANAYTYQAFNNEELEAYIVALEHPLMQRVYELLNAVTFEITANRFEVLAYRLKDLEPAQDL; encoded by the coding sequence ATGATACAGCTTATGTCGTTCCGAACCCGCGTGATGCAAACGCTCCTGAGCCTTGTTCTTGCATCATTATTCGCAATCACTGCTGCACAGGGCGCGGAGCGGGACAAGGTGATCGCCTTTCTTGAAACCACCGGGTTTGATGTGGCTCTCGACAGTATAGCCCTGTCGGCGGAGATGGCGCCGGATATGCTGGGGGTGGATGCCGGAGATTTTGGCGCTGCCTGGGTGCGGTTGTCGCAGGATGTGTTTGACCGGCAGGACATGCGCGAGATTGCACTCGGTATACTGGAAGAAACGCTGGAGGAGGACGCGTTGGCCCACGCCGCGGAGTTTTACGCCAGCCCGCTGGGGGCGCGTTTGGTGCAGGCGGAGAATGCCTCTCATATGATTGAGGATGATGAGACCAAGCAGCAGGCAGGGCTGCGCATCATCTCCGACTTGGTGGCCGAGGGCAGTGAGCGCCCGCAGCTGTTCCAGCGCATGGGGCAGGCAATCGATGCCGATGGCACAGGTGTGAAGGCGGTGCAGGAAATCCAGTTTCGGTTCCTGATGGCGGCGAGCGCCGCCGGTGTGATCGATCTACAGCTGGACGCGGACGGGTTGCGCGCCTTTATGAAGGATCAGCAGGCCTCAACCCAGATGGCGCTGCAGGCTGCGAATATGGCCGCAAACGCCTATACCTATCAGGCCTTCAACAATGAGGAACTGGAAGCGTATATTGTGGCGTTGGAGCATCCGCTGATGCAGCGGGTATATGAGCTGCTCAATGCGGTGACATTTGAAATTACGGCCAACCGTTTCGAAGTGCTGGCCTACCGGCTGAAAGACCTAGAACCTGCGCAGGATCTCTAA
- a CDS encoding tyrosine-type recombinase/integrase, producing MAAEITVATVSEFVARRRAEKVTVATINRDLTAFTNLIGSIKNQGWIEENPVWLFEKQGMKEVLPVITLPSNMAIQRLAARAPGTLNYFPKFLDVTGGRVTAMAMLPWADVSGLDNPVEGNVKATLRNTKGERVRAIELRQQAIDILLKIPRTNVSPYIFWNSTEHGYYKDPSNLFWEYGQETGFDARLHDLRHKFAIERLKEGWSIYRVQKYIGHGSVLTTERYYLRYLTAEEKARVSADGDNGFR from the coding sequence ATGGCCGCAGAGATCACGGTGGCTACCGTTTCAGAATTTGTCGCTCGCAGGCGTGCAGAAAAAGTGACCGTTGCCACTATCAACCGGGACTTGACTGCGTTCACCAATCTTATCGGATCGATCAAAAATCAGGGATGGATTGAGGAAAACCCAGTCTGGCTGTTTGAAAAGCAGGGAATGAAGGAAGTGTTGCCCGTCATTACTCTTCCGAGCAACATGGCCATTCAAAGGCTCGCAGCTCGGGCTCCAGGCACTTTGAACTACTTTCCCAAATTCCTCGACGTTACTGGCGGCCGTGTTACTGCGATGGCGATGCTGCCTTGGGCGGATGTTTCGGGGCTCGACAACCCAGTCGAAGGGAATGTCAAAGCAACGTTAAGAAATACAAAAGGGGAGAGGGTTCGCGCGATTGAGTTGCGGCAACAAGCAATCGACATCCTGTTGAAGATCCCTCGAACAAATGTCTCACCCTATATTTTCTGGAATTCTACCGAACACGGCTATTATAAGGACCCGTCGAACCTCTTCTGGGAATACGGACAAGAAACAGGGTTCGATGCCCGGCTGCATGATCTTCGGCACAAGTTCGCCATTGAACGCCTCAAGGAGGGTTGGTCCATCTATCGCGTTCAGAAATACATCGGCCATGGATCGGTGCTGACCACAGAGCGCTACTATCTCAGGTATCTTACCGCGGAAGAGAAGGCTCGAGTTTCCGCAGATGGCGATAACGGGTTTCGCTAA
- a CDS encoding 50S ribosomal protein L21, translating to MFAVLKTGGKQYKVQAGDMLRVEKLAADAGETIQFNDVLMLGGDAPVVGAPFVDGAAVQAEVVDQIKGEKVIHFVKRRRKHSSKRTKGHRQKLTLVKITEILASGADKSGVKAASGQGDAPAAKAAPAAKKAAPAASGDNLTELTGVGPAAAKKLEEAGLTSFAQIAALSDADIAAIDAVKVKPEWVEQAKELAKG from the coding sequence ATGTTTGCGGTCCTCAAAACCGGCGGCAAGCAGTACAAAGTTCAGGCCGGCGATATGCTGCGCGTGGAAAAATTGGCTGCTGATGCTGGCGAAACAATCCAGTTCAACGACGTCCTGATGCTCGGTGGTGATGCACCGGTTGTGGGTGCGCCCTTTGTTGACGGTGCTGCGGTTCAGGCCGAAGTCGTCGATCAGATCAAAGGCGAGAAGGTCATTCACTTTGTGAAGCGCCGTCGTAAGCACTCCTCCAAGCGCACCAAGGGTCACCGTCAGAAGCTGACTCTGGTCAAGATCACCGAGATCCTGGCCTCCGGCGCTGACAAGTCCGGCGTGAAAGCTGCCAGCGGTCAGGGCGATGCGCCTGCTGCCAAAGCCGCTCCGGCTGCAAAAAAGGCTGCGCCTGCTGCCTCCGGTGACAACCTCACCGAGCTGACAGGTGTTGGTCCCGCCGCTGCCAAGAAGCTGGAAGAAGCCGGTCTGACCAGCTTTGCCCAGATCGCGGCCTTGTCGGATGCTGACATTGCTGCTATCGACGCGGTCAAAGTGAAGCCCGAATGGGTTGAGCAGGCCAAAGAATTGGCTAAAGGCTAA